DNA sequence from the Drosophila gunungcola strain Sukarami unplaced genomic scaffold, Dgunungcola_SK_2 000057F, whole genome shotgun sequence genome:
ttgttaattttaaatttatttgtaaagaaaaataaaaaaaaggtatcataaactaaaatttctcactttaaatgataataaaataattttaaataaaaaaaatttaattactcaTAAATTTTTGCTGGGATACAATAAACACCGaacaaatcaatttcaatCAAGATTATCTTGACTTTATTATCAGAAACCAAAATTACTTAGTGCAATTAATATGATACTAAGTATCAAAAGGTTTGAATCCTAAagaagaactttaaaaaaatgaaataacaaaattatgtCTGATTAAAATTTCACTGaacagtttaatttttaatactgattttgataataacttaaattttaaattcagtttcttTAAAACTCATACCAATACTATTATCATTTGGATTTGTTCAAACAAACGTAACCAACTAACTTTTAGCTAGGAAATATTTAGTTGTTCGTTAAAATccatatttgaaaatttcatgttatataaaatagggttgtttgttaataatttgGTGTGTCGTAAATGTATTTGTAaatccaaaaatgttttattttttagtattaGGTAAATGAGCTTGTGAAAAACTTTGAAGCCGAAACATGTCAAAATGACATAACATTTCATATAATTTGCGACCGTCCTAatgtaaatatgttaaaaaatattttgcattgtttccagtttttattattatttctcgTAAGTACCAGGTATGCATATCGTTCATCGCCCATCCCTATGGTTTCTTAGagaatcaaaataataaacaaaaataccaaaaacttTTCGGTATATTTAGAAGgagtaataaaattaatcaaacgCGGGCACACCGAGCGAAATTCAGCGCAGCGCAGCAGAATCGACGTTACCATTATTTCTGATCAATTAAACAATTGGAAAATCCGGCCGCAGATCGCGAAGTGTTTGTACCGCCCCCACCACGCCCACAGCTGCCCACGCCGCCACGCCCCCTGGCGCGGGGTCATAACGATAGAGAGcgctgcgtgtgtgtgtgtgtgtgtgaggcagaagagaaaaaaaaaaacgcagcgAAAAGCGATAAGAAACGGAGGAGCACACTGGAAAAAATTGCGATAAGCAGTGGGGCAAGCGGAAACTGCCAAGATCCTGGAATGGATTAGGGGCACAATTTGGGTTGTGAGGTTAGCCAACAGTGGGATTAGGATCACgatcaggagcaggagcagacCAGGAGCAGCCATGTCGTCCGCCGTAAACATACAGATCGTCTCTATGCCGAACCTGGCCAAGATCGAGAGCTTCCTGAAGGACGTAAGCTACCGGGAGACGATCGAGTACAGCGCCAACTTCAACACGCGCCTATGCATCGAGCGGCGCCTCCGGCTGCCCTTCCTCGATCCGCAGACGGGCGTCGCCCAGAACCACTCGCAGCTCTTTCTGGACAAGCGCCAGCGGATGCCCGGCTTCCGCCAGGGCCAGATCTACACCTATCCGGCTGCCCGGTGGCGGAAGAGCCGCCGCCAGTACTTGAGCAAGATGTACAGGTGAGGATTCCTCTGGGGATTCCGCTCCGAGTTTGGGGGTACCAATAGGTTAGGTCTACGGTTCGATGTTCAACTTATGTGTTCCGCTTTCAAACCATTCAAATTTCACTTAAAGCTACACTTTCCAGCTGAAATTTACATCTAAAGAGAACTTTAATGAAACGTAATCCTCTTGGGATTTCTGTCGGAATTCTGGGTTTTATTGTTTATGCTTATGTTTAACTAATGTATTCCATAAAGTTCCGCTTTCAAACTACTATAATATCTGTTAGGAGCTAAAATTGTTATCTAAGGAGCACTTAAGCCACTTGTAGTCACGTTTAAAACCCGGTAAAAACCCAGTAATGAATTTATAGACCAGATAAATGGGATATAGAATACTAGGATTCAGTCGGTGATGTATTCTACTTAGTTCCGCTTTTAAACTAACttaaatattactttaaattaCTGTTAGGAGCTAAAATCTACGTCTAAGGAGCACATAAGCCCATGGAAAACCATGTTCAGGTTAGGGTATAATCGATGCAGTAAACCCAGAAAAAACTATAAACCTCCTTAACCAAAATGATGGTATCCTAAATGACACACCTGACGAGGTGAGGGTTTCCCAGAGAAACTGGTTGAAAAGATGGATAACGATAAGGAAacgtatacatatatagtgCGTAAAAAGTTCCAGATCGAATAGCCCGAATATAAGAAATATGCCAATAAATTTAGAGCAACACAtgcatttatacatttttgtttatgtcaTTCAATTCGGATAGTCTGAGctttggaaataaataaataaatttgaggAATACGCCATTCAATCTCTGCCATTGTTGATTTTTagagaaaaatacatttagcTTAGTCATAACCAGTAGCAATTAGACTAGTTCCATGAATAAGCCTGCTGATAACACATTTCTCATCCATACAGTCGCTTTCCGGAGCGCCCTTTCCAGGCGTTGCGCAAGGAACACGAGGCTCTGGTGGCCAGCGGCGTGAATCTGGGACTGAGCAGCCTGCCCAGTGGTGTAGGACCTATGTCCGGCACCACCAACCTGGCCAGCAGCTCCTCCCTGACTCTTAACATGCTCACTGGCGGCGGAGCAGCGCCGGCGGTACTGGGTTCCCTGCACAGCGACACTGCCCACGATTTCAATGGAGCCTTCAGCCTGGAGGAGTCCAGCTCGCTGGGTGCCGCCGGCGGTGATACCTCCGACAGCAAGGAcagccaacagcagcagcatcagcagcaacagcatcagcagcagcaggccgTCAAAGAGGAGCAGCTGCCCAAGGAGTGGTTCTACGACGAGATGGACATGAACGATGTGGACTCGCTGGAGGAGCCCAAGTCGCCGGCGGACGATGAGTACGACTACGATCCGCGCTACGGGAACAAGAAGCGGCGCAAGCGGCGGCCAGGCAAGCGAGGAGGAGACTcggccggcggcggtggcggaggTGGCGCCAGTGGTGTTGGCAGCTCCGGCGGTGGCTCCAGCTCAAGGAGACGCAGTGCCGCGGTCAGGTCCCGCATCACCATGTCAGATGCGGCGCTGGACGCCTCGCTGGAAGCCATCGAGTCCGGTGAGAGTGTGCCGGGCAGCAATGGCGGCCTGGTCTCCAGCGGTGGCATCCTCAGCAGCAGTCTGGGAGGAGGCCTGGCAGGAGTCTCGGGATCGAGTGGACCAGGAGGAGGTGCAGCTGGTGCAGCCTCGGCCAACAGTCGACGATCCCGGGGAGCGGGCACACGCGGCAGGCGACGAGCCAAGGGACCAGGCGGCGCTCCCGGAGTTGCGTGTGATCCGACAAGCCCCGGCGGCATGGTAATAGAACCACCATCCTTTGAGagtgccgctgctgctgtgggCGTGGTCGAGGACGCGAACGCCCATCTGCGCAACTATCGGAAGTATCTGTAACCGCTCTTTCAACAACTAATTCTTCGTGTAATCAATCAGTCCCCCTGTTTTCGCATTGTTTTCTCCGCCTATCGATCGATCTATTTTTCGCTCCTAATTTAAAGTTAGTTTTTAAGCCTTAGTTGATTACTGTTGCCCCCCTCCCCtcccaaaacaacaaaatttggaaattaatcaaatacaTTGTGGACCAGGAATAAAAAACAGGATTAGGATCGCACCAGGCCGTAGCCAATACAGTTCCCATGTTTCGCCTCTCTTAACTTTACGTTCCCATAGCCAAttgattgttgttttttgaACCACCCATAGACTGACGAGCCTATCTTAAAAGTGAATTTCAACAAAACCGAAAAGGAAGTAGATCGATTTCAACTGTTCCAAGGAAAAATATACATAGTTGCACACTTAGCTAACTTTGAGGCATTTAAAAAGCATCATATCA
Encoded proteins:
- the LOC128264091 gene encoding putative lysozyme-like protein: MSSAVNIQIVSMPNLAKIESFLKDVSYRETIEYSANFNTRLCIERRLRLPFLDPQTGVAQNHSQLFLDKRQRMPGFRQGQIYTYPAARWRKSRRQYLSKMYSRFPERPFQALRKEHEALVASGVNLGLSSLPSGVGPMSGTTNLASSSSLTLNMLTGGGAAPAVLGSLHSDTAHDFNGAFSLEESSSLGAAGGDTSDSKDSQQQQHQQQQHQQQQAVKEEQLPKEWFYDEMDMNDVDSLEEPKSPADDEYDYDPRYGNKKRRKRRPGKRGGDSAGGGGGGGASGVGSSGGGSSSRRRSAAVRSRITMSDAALDASLEAIESGESVPGSNGGLVSSGGILSSSLGGGLAGVSGSSGPGGGAAGAASANSRRSRGAGTRGRRRAKGPGGAPGVACDPTSPGGMVIEPPSFESAAAAVGVVEDANAHLRNYRKYL